From the genome of Scytonema hofmannii PCC 7110, one region includes:
- a CDS encoding ArsR/SmtB family transcription factor, whose protein sequence is MVESNVALDRIFGALADATRRDILKRVSREEYTISELAKPYDMSLAAIAKHISVLEKAGLITKRRSGKEKVIHVTSDTIKVAAAHLSEYEKIWSARFDALEKLLEDR, encoded by the coding sequence ATGGTTGAATCAAATGTGGCTCTTGATAGGATTTTTGGTGCTCTCGCCGATGCTACACGGCGAGACATCCTTAAGCGTGTATCGAGAGAAGAATACACCATCAGCGAATTAGCAAAACCATATGATATGTCTTTGGCAGCTATTGCGAAGCATATCAGTGTGCTGGAGAAAGCAGGACTCATTACCAAGCGTCGAAGTGGCAAGGAGAAAGTTATTCATGTTACATCAGACACTATCAAAGTAGCCGCAGCCCATCTCAGCGAGTATGAAAAGATCTGGAGTGCCCGTTTTGATGCGTTGGAAAAATTACTAGAAGATCGGTAA